In a genomic window of Zingiber officinale cultivar Zhangliang chromosome 9B, Zo_v1.1, whole genome shotgun sequence:
- the LOC122024193 gene encoding rust resistance kinase Lr10-like: MKRSTPASSFFTSLLVFFFLTTLTGGVLGRSQNKGCSSSCGILDDIRYPFRLESDPEWCGKPELELICESGKDAVLHNLSPTDKYLVTEISYNESGFRLVYAGYVTGSNKCVLPSAHFPLSALYLIQMSLWPFGSTEDARDHEYYMFEEWASFMSCKQEIHSDLYKPIHCLTGDNNSATHVIVGNDAYAIRNLKNSCRFVNLLPVDGDYNYSDVDVFELLAKGVWIGWALTPPSDIFEYCWKNFWSKVYYYSIENSPYRMLGPLFAELGLLGCVYWEESYRNHYHVAFGFTVVLVLALDIALCLLVFRFVMAPLSIYAFLAYNYWKTIRKPIDSVEKFLQIQQTLTPTRYAYSDIIAMTSHFREKLGQGGFGSVYRGYILGKFPVAIKMLVGSTKFHGEDFISEVSTIGRIHHINVVRLVGFCSEGSKRALIYEYMPNGSLDKYIFSANRGNTFTVEKLHEVALGIARGINYLHQGCDMQILHFDIKPHNILLDRNFIPKISDFGLAKLYPKDKNVISMSVTRGTIGYIAPELISRNFGIISDKSDVYSFGMLLMEMAGGRHNVDVRAENTSQVYYPSWVYDKLVQPHVSESIHDIEEIVISEMEKKLSMVGLWCIQIKSSSRPSMSSVVEMLEGDVNDLQMPPKPFFSSVEPSLRELEFSSTISSSGEEELHDQQHTLRPNNSGLASSSIQLSVISEHS; this comes from the exons ATGAAAAGATCTACACCAGCATCGTCCTTCTTCACTTCTCTTCTAGTCTTTTTCTTTCTCACCACTCTTACAGGTGGAGTGCTCGGTAGATCTCAAAATAAAGGCTGCTCTTCTTCTTGCGGTATCCTTGACGATATTCGCTACCCGTTCCGCCTAGAAAGCGACCCAGAGTGGTGCGGTAAGCCAGAGCTTGAGCTCATCTGTGAATCAGGAAAAGATGCAGTCTTGCATAACTTGTCACCTACAGACAAGTACCTGGTCACCGAAATATCATATAATGAATCGGGCTTCAGGCTCGTCTATGCCGGTTATGTCACAGGTTCTAATAAATGCGTGCTTCCCAGTGCACACTTCCCCCTAAGTGCACTTTACCTCATCCAAATGTCACTTTGGCCATTTGGTTCGACTGAAGATGCTAGAGATCATGAGTATTATATGTTTGAAGAATGGGCTAGTTTTATGAGCTGCAAACAGGAAATTCATAGCGATCTTTACAAGCCCATCCATTGTCTCACTGGGGACAATAACTCGGCTACCCACGTCATCGTTGGCAACGATGCATATGCCATACGCAACCTCAAGAACTCATGTAGATTCGTTAACTTATTGCCAGTTGACGGAGATTACAATTACAGTGACGTGGATGTATTTGAACTCCTGGCAAAAGGAGTCTGGATTGGATGGGCTCTCACACCACCCTCTGACATTTTCGAGTATTGTTGGAAAAATTTTTG GTCAAAAGTATATTATTACAGCATCGAGAATTCCCCTTACAGGATGCTTGGTCCCCTCTTTGCCGAATTAGGTCTTTTAGGTTGCGTCTACTGGGAGGAGAGTTATCGCAACCATTATCACGTTGCCTTCGGTTTTACAGTGGTCTTAGTCCTTGCACTAGATATAGCTCTTTGTCTGCTAG TTTTCAGATTTGTGATGGCACCTCTATCAATTTATGCATTCCTCGCTTACAATTATTGGAAGACAATTAGAAAACCCATCGACTCAGTTGAAAAGTTTCTGCAAATCCAGCAAACTCTAACTCCCACACGCTACGCCTACAGCGACATCATAGCCATGACCAGTCACTTCAGAGAAAAACTAGGCCAAGGCGGATTTGGTTCAGTGTACAGAGGATACATTCTTGGTAAATTCCCTGTTGCCATCAAGATGCTTGTCGGCAGCACCAAGTTCCACGGCGAAGACTTCATCAGCGAGGTCTCCACGATCGGCAGGATCCACCACATCAACGTGGTGCGTTTGGTTGGGTTTTGCTCCGAGGGATCAAAGAGAGCACTCATCTACGAGTACATGCCCAATGGCTCGCTCGACAAGTACATCTTCTCTGCCAACAGGGGAAACACGTTCACTGTCGAGAAGCTCCATGAGGTGGCCCTGGGGATTGCTAGAGGCATCAACTACCTCCATCAGGGCTGCGACATGCAAATTTTGCACTTCGACATCAAGCCCCACAACATCCTCCTCGATCGCAACTTCATTCCCAAGATTTCAGACTTTGGGCTTGCAAAATTGTACCCAAAGGACAAGAACGTAATATCCATGAGCGTTACCAGAGGCACGATAGGATACATAGCACCCGAGCTGATATCGAGAAATTTTGGGATCATATCAGACAAGTCGGATGTCTATAGCTTCGGAATGCTGCTAATGGAGATGGCCGGCGGGAGACATAACGTAGATGTGCGAGCTGAGAACACCAGTCAGGTTTATTATCCTTCTTGGGTCTACGACAAACTTGTTCAGCCGCATGTAAGTGAGAGCATCCATGATATTGAAGAGATTGTAATCAGTGAAATGGAGAAAAAGTTGTCCATGGTGGGACTTTGGTGCATCCAAATAAAGTCAAGTAGTCGGCCGTCCATGAGCAGTGTGGTGGAGATGCTTGAAGGAGACGTGAATGATCTACAGATGCCACCCAAGCCTTTCTTTTCTTCAGTAGAGCCAAGTCTGAGAGAATTAGAATTCTCCTCAACAATTTCAtcttctggagaagaagaattaCATGATCAGCAGCATACTTTACGTCCCAACAATTCTGGATTGGCTTCATCTTCTATACAACTATCTGTCATCTCAGAGCATTCTTAA